A genome region from Hoplias malabaricus isolate fHopMal1 chromosome 8, fHopMal1.hap1, whole genome shotgun sequence includes the following:
- the sparcl1 gene encoding SPARC-like protein 1 isoform X1, giving the protein MLWIKCSGVVEEPLFISQPLHKVLLAAVVSVGSSHCPHLEVSSDLSIVQRSSLQTSAPGMKSQLLCRCLLASALILSVQSKPHGKHQPHHKEMKPPKEKESPVFHEADDSILPTFFPFEASSPEPEDEDVTEKTSNSNRKSEQVELETLGDSDVDEKNPPVLLSEEALTKLLQASEEEQQAVEEDKENEDEREEAEMEEKKEESNTKEGEGAAKELQQVKKEEVGAEELESSTDSEIPMDLDYAADREAVDPLPSKLEEADPHINKAEEEEERLEDELPTAMEDYDPQQSSADLEETKEEAQEEQADQSLVTETPEDEQKEPLQATEHDQTSDEDPEQENQGAQTQDEKNDIEPTDNYLPEEKEAEKDTSENKSSNKSRGRKQKAQRQRKMQSDQPSVTEGPTESESAFNTLQKSKRRKNGKWSPLVGMNPVQIRATVELFPRTRPLIRTRLGADGQEAEADACENFRCKRGKVCKLTEEQKPTCVCQEPAECPPSVAEFEHVCGTDNQTYDTSCQLFATKCSLEGTKKGHRLHLDYTGSCKFIPSCLSTELVQFPLRMRDWLKNVLLQLYEHESVTPGFLTAKQRARVQKLYESERRLHAGDHPIELLAQDFEKNYHMYIYPVHWQFAQMDQHPSDRFLSHSELAPLRVPLVPMEHCTSVFFQECDADKDKLVSFREWCQCFGIKDEDMDSKLLF; this is encoded by the exons ATGCTGTGGATTAAATGCTCTGGTGTTGTGGAGGAGCCACTATTTATCTCCCAGCCTCTTCATAAAG TGCTACTCGCTGCTGTTGTTTCTGTTGGAAGTTCACACTGTCCTCACCTCGaagtgtcttctgacctgagcaTTGTCCAGCGCTCTTCGCTGCAAACTTCAGCCCCAG GTATGAAGAGTCAGCTCCTGTGTCGGTGCCTTTTGGCCTCAGCATTAATTCTGTCT GTGCAGAGCAAACCTCATGGAAAACACCAGCCTCACCACAAAGAAATGAAGCCCCCTAAAGAGAAG GAGTCTCCAGTCTTCCATGAAGCGGATGATTCCATTCTGCCCACATTCTTCCCCTTTGAAGCAAGTAGTCCAGAGCCAGAGGATGAAGATGTGACTGAGAAAACCTCCAACAGCAACAGAAAGTCAGAACAGGTGGAGTTAGAAACTCTGGGGGACTCTGATGTAGATGAGAAGAACCCTCCAGTGCTGCTCAGTGAAGAGGctctcaccaaactcctccagGCTTCTGAGGAGGAACAGCAGGCCGTGGAGGAAGATAAGGAGAATGAGGATGAAAGGGAAGAAGCAGAGATGGAAGAGAAAAAGGAGGAGTCTAACACCAAAGAGGGTGAAGGAGCAGCAAAAGAACTGCAGCAGGTGAAGAAGGAGGAGGTAGGAGCAGAGGAACTTGAGAGTAGCACAGATTCAGAGATACCAATGGATCTTGACTATGCTGCAGACCGTGAGGCTGTAGACCCTCTACCCTCCAAGCTAGAGGAGGCTGATCCCCACATAAACAAAgctgaggaggaagaggagaggtTGGAGGATGAACTCCCCACAGCGATGGAAGACTATGATCCCCAGCAGTCCTCAGCAGACTTGGAGGAAACCAAAGAAGAAGCCCAAGAAGAGCAAGCTGACCAATCTTTAGTCACAGAAACCCCAGAAGATGAGCAGAAAGAGCCACTGCAGGCCACTGAGCATGACCAAACCAGTGATGAAGATCCAGAACAAGAGAACCAAGGAGCTCAAACTCAGGATGAGAAGAACGACATAGAACCCACAGACAATTATCTCCCTGAGGAAAAAGAAGCAGAGAAGGACACCAGTGAAAACAAAAGCTCCAACAAGAGCCGAGGCAGGAAGCAAAAGGcccagagacagaggaagatgCAGAGTGACCAGCCTTCAGTGACTGAGGGACCAACAGAGTCAGAGAGTGCATTCAACACACTGCAGAAGTCCAAGAGAAGGAAGAACGGGAAGTGG TCTCCTCTGGTCGGGATGAACCCGGTTCAGATTCGGGCCACAGTGGAGCTGTTCCCCAGAACCAGACCCTTGATCCGGACCAGACTCGGAGCCGACGGTCAGGAAGCTGAAGctg ATGCCTGTGAGAACTTCCGCTGTAAGCGAGGGAAGGTGTGTAAGCTGACTGAAGAGCAGAAGCCAACCTGTGTGTGTCAGGAACCGGCCGAGTGTCCTCCAAGTGTCGCTGAGTTTGAACAC GTGTGTGGAACAGATAACCAGACGTATGACACGTCCTGCCAGCTGTTTGCCACAAAGTGCAGCCTTGAAGGCACCAAGAAAGGCCACAGACTGCACCTGGACTACACTGGGTCCTGCAAAT tTATCCCTTCGTGTCTGAGCACTGAGCTGGTTCAGTTTCCTCTGCGAATGAGAGACTGGCTGAAGAACGTTCTGCTGCAGCTCTATGAACACGAATCAGTGACTCCGGGATTCCTCACGGCCAAACAGAGAGCCAGG GTCCAGAAGCTGTATGAGAGTGAGCGACGACTTCATGCAGGTGACCATCCCATTGAGCTGCTGGCTCAGGACTTTGAGAAAAACTACCACATGTACATCTATCCAGTCCACTGGCAGTTTGCGCAGATGGATCAACATCCATCAGACAg GTTTCTGTCTCACTCGGAGCTGGCCCCTCTGCGAGTTCCTCTGGTTCCCATGGAGCACTGCACTTCCGTCTTCTTCCAGGAATGTGACGCGGACAAGGACAAGCTGGTCTCCTTCAGGGAGTGGTGCCAATGTTTCGGCATCAAGGACG AGGACATGGACTCCAAGCTGCTCTTCTAA
- the sparcl1 gene encoding SPARC-like protein 1 isoform X2: MLWIKCSGVVEEPLFISQPLHKVLLAAVVSVGSSHCPHLEVSSDLSIVQRSSLQTSAPGMKSQLLCRCLLASALILSVQSKPHGKHQPHHKEMKPPKEKSPVFHEADDSILPTFFPFEASSPEPEDEDVTEKTSNSNRKSEQVELETLGDSDVDEKNPPVLLSEEALTKLLQASEEEQQAVEEDKENEDEREEAEMEEKKEESNTKEGEGAAKELQQVKKEEVGAEELESSTDSEIPMDLDYAADREAVDPLPSKLEEADPHINKAEEEEERLEDELPTAMEDYDPQQSSADLEETKEEAQEEQADQSLVTETPEDEQKEPLQATEHDQTSDEDPEQENQGAQTQDEKNDIEPTDNYLPEEKEAEKDTSENKSSNKSRGRKQKAQRQRKMQSDQPSVTEGPTESESAFNTLQKSKRRKNGKWSPLVGMNPVQIRATVELFPRTRPLIRTRLGADGQEAEADACENFRCKRGKVCKLTEEQKPTCVCQEPAECPPSVAEFEHVCGTDNQTYDTSCQLFATKCSLEGTKKGHRLHLDYTGSCKFIPSCLSTELVQFPLRMRDWLKNVLLQLYEHESVTPGFLTAKQRARVQKLYESERRLHAGDHPIELLAQDFEKNYHMYIYPVHWQFAQMDQHPSDRFLSHSELAPLRVPLVPMEHCTSVFFQECDADKDKLVSFREWCQCFGIKDEDMDSKLLF; encoded by the exons ATGCTGTGGATTAAATGCTCTGGTGTTGTGGAGGAGCCACTATTTATCTCCCAGCCTCTTCATAAAG TGCTACTCGCTGCTGTTGTTTCTGTTGGAAGTTCACACTGTCCTCACCTCGaagtgtcttctgacctgagcaTTGTCCAGCGCTCTTCGCTGCAAACTTCAGCCCCAG GTATGAAGAGTCAGCTCCTGTGTCGGTGCCTTTTGGCCTCAGCATTAATTCTGTCT GTGCAGAGCAAACCTCATGGAAAACACCAGCCTCACCACAAAGAAATGAAGCCCCCTAAAGAGAAG TCTCCAGTCTTCCATGAAGCGGATGATTCCATTCTGCCCACATTCTTCCCCTTTGAAGCAAGTAGTCCAGAGCCAGAGGATGAAGATGTGACTGAGAAAACCTCCAACAGCAACAGAAAGTCAGAACAGGTGGAGTTAGAAACTCTGGGGGACTCTGATGTAGATGAGAAGAACCCTCCAGTGCTGCTCAGTGAAGAGGctctcaccaaactcctccagGCTTCTGAGGAGGAACAGCAGGCCGTGGAGGAAGATAAGGAGAATGAGGATGAAAGGGAAGAAGCAGAGATGGAAGAGAAAAAGGAGGAGTCTAACACCAAAGAGGGTGAAGGAGCAGCAAAAGAACTGCAGCAGGTGAAGAAGGAGGAGGTAGGAGCAGAGGAACTTGAGAGTAGCACAGATTCAGAGATACCAATGGATCTTGACTATGCTGCAGACCGTGAGGCTGTAGACCCTCTACCCTCCAAGCTAGAGGAGGCTGATCCCCACATAAACAAAgctgaggaggaagaggagaggtTGGAGGATGAACTCCCCACAGCGATGGAAGACTATGATCCCCAGCAGTCCTCAGCAGACTTGGAGGAAACCAAAGAAGAAGCCCAAGAAGAGCAAGCTGACCAATCTTTAGTCACAGAAACCCCAGAAGATGAGCAGAAAGAGCCACTGCAGGCCACTGAGCATGACCAAACCAGTGATGAAGATCCAGAACAAGAGAACCAAGGAGCTCAAACTCAGGATGAGAAGAACGACATAGAACCCACAGACAATTATCTCCCTGAGGAAAAAGAAGCAGAGAAGGACACCAGTGAAAACAAAAGCTCCAACAAGAGCCGAGGCAGGAAGCAAAAGGcccagagacagaggaagatgCAGAGTGACCAGCCTTCAGTGACTGAGGGACCAACAGAGTCAGAGAGTGCATTCAACACACTGCAGAAGTCCAAGAGAAGGAAGAACGGGAAGTGG TCTCCTCTGGTCGGGATGAACCCGGTTCAGATTCGGGCCACAGTGGAGCTGTTCCCCAGAACCAGACCCTTGATCCGGACCAGACTCGGAGCCGACGGTCAGGAAGCTGAAGctg ATGCCTGTGAGAACTTCCGCTGTAAGCGAGGGAAGGTGTGTAAGCTGACTGAAGAGCAGAAGCCAACCTGTGTGTGTCAGGAACCGGCCGAGTGTCCTCCAAGTGTCGCTGAGTTTGAACAC GTGTGTGGAACAGATAACCAGACGTATGACACGTCCTGCCAGCTGTTTGCCACAAAGTGCAGCCTTGAAGGCACCAAGAAAGGCCACAGACTGCACCTGGACTACACTGGGTCCTGCAAAT tTATCCCTTCGTGTCTGAGCACTGAGCTGGTTCAGTTTCCTCTGCGAATGAGAGACTGGCTGAAGAACGTTCTGCTGCAGCTCTATGAACACGAATCAGTGACTCCGGGATTCCTCACGGCCAAACAGAGAGCCAGG GTCCAGAAGCTGTATGAGAGTGAGCGACGACTTCATGCAGGTGACCATCCCATTGAGCTGCTGGCTCAGGACTTTGAGAAAAACTACCACATGTACATCTATCCAGTCCACTGGCAGTTTGCGCAGATGGATCAACATCCATCAGACAg GTTTCTGTCTCACTCGGAGCTGGCCCCTCTGCGAGTTCCTCTGGTTCCCATGGAGCACTGCACTTCCGTCTTCTTCCAGGAATGTGACGCGGACAAGGACAAGCTGGTCTCCTTCAGGGAGTGGTGCCAATGTTTCGGCATCAAGGACG AGGACATGGACTCCAAGCTGCTCTTCTAA
- the sparcl1 gene encoding SPARC-like protein 1 isoform X3, whose amino-acid sequence MLWIKCSGVVEEPLFISQPLHKGMKSQLLCRCLLASALILSVQSKPHGKHQPHHKEMKPPKEKESPVFHEADDSILPTFFPFEASSPEPEDEDVTEKTSNSNRKSEQVELETLGDSDVDEKNPPVLLSEEALTKLLQASEEEQQAVEEDKENEDEREEAEMEEKKEESNTKEGEGAAKELQQVKKEEVGAEELESSTDSEIPMDLDYAADREAVDPLPSKLEEADPHINKAEEEEERLEDELPTAMEDYDPQQSSADLEETKEEAQEEQADQSLVTETPEDEQKEPLQATEHDQTSDEDPEQENQGAQTQDEKNDIEPTDNYLPEEKEAEKDTSENKSSNKSRGRKQKAQRQRKMQSDQPSVTEGPTESESAFNTLQKSKRRKNGKWSPLVGMNPVQIRATVELFPRTRPLIRTRLGADGQEAEADACENFRCKRGKVCKLTEEQKPTCVCQEPAECPPSVAEFEHVCGTDNQTYDTSCQLFATKCSLEGTKKGHRLHLDYTGSCKFIPSCLSTELVQFPLRMRDWLKNVLLQLYEHESVTPGFLTAKQRARVQKLYESERRLHAGDHPIELLAQDFEKNYHMYIYPVHWQFAQMDQHPSDRFLSHSELAPLRVPLVPMEHCTSVFFQECDADKDKLVSFREWCQCFGIKDEDMDSKLLF is encoded by the exons ATGCTGTGGATTAAATGCTCTGGTGTTGTGGAGGAGCCACTATTTATCTCCCAGCCTCTTCATAAAG GTATGAAGAGTCAGCTCCTGTGTCGGTGCCTTTTGGCCTCAGCATTAATTCTGTCT GTGCAGAGCAAACCTCATGGAAAACACCAGCCTCACCACAAAGAAATGAAGCCCCCTAAAGAGAAG GAGTCTCCAGTCTTCCATGAAGCGGATGATTCCATTCTGCCCACATTCTTCCCCTTTGAAGCAAGTAGTCCAGAGCCAGAGGATGAAGATGTGACTGAGAAAACCTCCAACAGCAACAGAAAGTCAGAACAGGTGGAGTTAGAAACTCTGGGGGACTCTGATGTAGATGAGAAGAACCCTCCAGTGCTGCTCAGTGAAGAGGctctcaccaaactcctccagGCTTCTGAGGAGGAACAGCAGGCCGTGGAGGAAGATAAGGAGAATGAGGATGAAAGGGAAGAAGCAGAGATGGAAGAGAAAAAGGAGGAGTCTAACACCAAAGAGGGTGAAGGAGCAGCAAAAGAACTGCAGCAGGTGAAGAAGGAGGAGGTAGGAGCAGAGGAACTTGAGAGTAGCACAGATTCAGAGATACCAATGGATCTTGACTATGCTGCAGACCGTGAGGCTGTAGACCCTCTACCCTCCAAGCTAGAGGAGGCTGATCCCCACATAAACAAAgctgaggaggaagaggagaggtTGGAGGATGAACTCCCCACAGCGATGGAAGACTATGATCCCCAGCAGTCCTCAGCAGACTTGGAGGAAACCAAAGAAGAAGCCCAAGAAGAGCAAGCTGACCAATCTTTAGTCACAGAAACCCCAGAAGATGAGCAGAAAGAGCCACTGCAGGCCACTGAGCATGACCAAACCAGTGATGAAGATCCAGAACAAGAGAACCAAGGAGCTCAAACTCAGGATGAGAAGAACGACATAGAACCCACAGACAATTATCTCCCTGAGGAAAAAGAAGCAGAGAAGGACACCAGTGAAAACAAAAGCTCCAACAAGAGCCGAGGCAGGAAGCAAAAGGcccagagacagaggaagatgCAGAGTGACCAGCCTTCAGTGACTGAGGGACCAACAGAGTCAGAGAGTGCATTCAACACACTGCAGAAGTCCAAGAGAAGGAAGAACGGGAAGTGG TCTCCTCTGGTCGGGATGAACCCGGTTCAGATTCGGGCCACAGTGGAGCTGTTCCCCAGAACCAGACCCTTGATCCGGACCAGACTCGGAGCCGACGGTCAGGAAGCTGAAGctg ATGCCTGTGAGAACTTCCGCTGTAAGCGAGGGAAGGTGTGTAAGCTGACTGAAGAGCAGAAGCCAACCTGTGTGTGTCAGGAACCGGCCGAGTGTCCTCCAAGTGTCGCTGAGTTTGAACAC GTGTGTGGAACAGATAACCAGACGTATGACACGTCCTGCCAGCTGTTTGCCACAAAGTGCAGCCTTGAAGGCACCAAGAAAGGCCACAGACTGCACCTGGACTACACTGGGTCCTGCAAAT tTATCCCTTCGTGTCTGAGCACTGAGCTGGTTCAGTTTCCTCTGCGAATGAGAGACTGGCTGAAGAACGTTCTGCTGCAGCTCTATGAACACGAATCAGTGACTCCGGGATTCCTCACGGCCAAACAGAGAGCCAGG GTCCAGAAGCTGTATGAGAGTGAGCGACGACTTCATGCAGGTGACCATCCCATTGAGCTGCTGGCTCAGGACTTTGAGAAAAACTACCACATGTACATCTATCCAGTCCACTGGCAGTTTGCGCAGATGGATCAACATCCATCAGACAg GTTTCTGTCTCACTCGGAGCTGGCCCCTCTGCGAGTTCCTCTGGTTCCCATGGAGCACTGCACTTCCGTCTTCTTCCAGGAATGTGACGCGGACAAGGACAAGCTGGTCTCCTTCAGGGAGTGGTGCCAATGTTTCGGCATCAAGGACG AGGACATGGACTCCAAGCTGCTCTTCTAA
- the scpp1 gene encoding secretory calcium-binding phosphoprotein 1: MKFAVVVILFLLGAASANPILHKVAVDMMENASNSTSSASESSEQSNTSEHDSSQENTSENNTSESESDENSDKSSSQSLEVRFGTGEAGITTDNSQGSLENMRKAWIRIIPVKVVSAENSQDTTSSESTESQDKNNTTSSSEESKESQESQPLVDSSEASDSQSSNSSSSSNESRASSQSAESTESTESHSKECPPGADSDQCDSSEEYNFHDIGDNGASDPFNGFQTPDNNDHEVVFRR; the protein is encoded by the exons ATGAAGTTTGCAGTTGTTGTAATACTCTTCCTGCTGGGAGCCGCCAGTGCTAACCCT ATTTTACACAAGGTTGCTGTGGATATGATGGAGAACGCCTCTAACTCT ACCTCATCAGCGTCTGAATCGTCTGAACAAAGCAACACATCAGAACATGAT AGCTCACAGGAAAATACGTCTGAGAACAAT ACGTCAGAATCAGAGTCAGATGAG AATTCAGACAAAAGCAGCAGCCAGTCTCTAGAAGTTCGG TTTGGCACAGGTGAGGCTGGAATAACCACAGACAACAGCCAAGGCAGCCTGGAGAACATGCGCAAG GCCTGGATACGTATCATCCCGGTCAAAGTTGTCAGTGCGGAGAACAGTCAAGACACTACGAGCAGTGAGTCCACTGAGTCCCAGGATAAAAACAACACCACCAGCAGCAGTGAGGAGTCAAAGGAAAGCCAGGAGAGTCAGCCGCTGGTGGACAGCAGCGAGGCCAGTGACAGCCagagcagcaacagcagcagcagcagcaacgaGAGCCGAGCGTCCAGCCAGAGCGCAGAGAGCACAGAAAGCACAGAGAGCCACTCTAAAGAGTGTCCTCCCGGAGCCGACAGCGACCAGTGCGACAGCAGTGAAGAATACAACTTCCACGACATCGGAGACAACGGCGCCAGCGACCCATTCAACGGCTTCCAAACTCCTGACAACAATGACCATGAGGTGGTTTTTAGAAGAtga
- the tnip2 gene encoding TNFAIP3-interacting protein 2, whose amino-acid sequence MDHIKQKEEDSVNKLRSCSTLNTFYHETQQEIANLGQQLFVKDGIITELKVRLAKYERTCVTEGEEPCVVGPSKSLVDSLCKEICKLKQKLKDSELDSAHKLESSKREIQLLQQKLREKEQELEIIRQRPEHKKEQEIQRLHSVIAERERAQATKDVLCTSLAEEASLLRIQLGTTVQVCQDLLERLKMEKAQDSNKMSDSEVAHLRTKVGKLQEENQHLKERVAYVENLNSKWQKYDSGREEYVRGLCQKLKESNGLSGSGSPLTPATGVGSGALLQQEISRLNKMLNQKMVECERLSRERDDCALRDRERIQMLEQQNQAYIDDFKSERADRERAQGKISDLQDEVGRLQLQIHAQNARESQTSTRRLQISLKKPSRSQTEKAEPLQRNSPPESSTKRAVTQLAIQGSSDVQCPRCLTTYNDKQTDELLNHWDECAKL is encoded by the exons ATGGATCACATTAAGCAGAAGGAGGAGGACAGCGTCAACAAACTGAGGAGCTGCTCGACCCTCAACACGTTCTACCACGAAACCCAACAGGAGATAGCCAACTTGGGTCAGCAGTTATTCGTCAAAGACGGGATTATAACCGAACTGAAGGTGAGACTGGCCAAATACGAGAGAACCTGCGTCACTGAGGGCGAAGAGCCCTGCGTCGTAGGACCCTCCAAATCCCTAGTGGACAGTTTGTGTAAAGAAATTTGCAAATTAAAGCAAAAGCTCAAAGACAGCGAACTGGACTCAGCACATAAACTGGAGTCTAGCAAAAGA GAGATCCAGCTACTGCAGCAGAAGCTGAGGGAGAAAGAGCAGGAGCTGGAGATTATCCGGCAGCGTCCAGAACACAAGAAGGAACAGGAGATCCAGCGTCTGCACTCTGTCATTGCTGAGAGAGAACGGGCCCAGGCCACTAAGGACGTCCTGTGTACCTCCCTGGCTGAGGAGGCCAGTCTGTTAAGAATTCAGCTCGGCACCACGGTCCAGGTATGCCAGGACCTGCTGGAGAGGCTGAAGATGGAGAAGGCTCAGGACAGCAATAAG ATGAGCGATTCTGAGGTGGCTCACCTGAGGACAAAGGTCGGCAAACTGCAGGAAGAGAACCAGCatctgaaagagagagtggcATAT GTGGAGAACCTCAACTCAAAGTGGCAGAAGTACGATTCAGGTCGAGAGGAGTATGTGAGGGGCTTATGCCAGAAGCTGAAAGAGTCCAACGGCCTGTCTGGTTCTGGGTCTCCGCTGACTCCGGCCACAGGGGTGGGCAGCGGGGCTTTACTACAACAGGAGATCAGCCGCCTGAACAAGATGCTGAATCAGAAGATGGtggagtgtgagagactgagccGGGAGAGAGACGACTGTGCTCTGAGGGACAGAGAACGCATTCAGATGCTGGAACAACAG AATCAGGCCTACATTGATGACTTCAAGTCTGAGAGAGCGGACAGAGAAAGAGCTCAGGGAAAGATATCGGACCTTCAGGATGAAGTGGGACGCCTCCAGCTGCAAATTCACGCACAG AATGCCAGAGAATCCCAAACATCAACACGGCGGCTCCAAATCAGCCTGAAGAAACCATCCCGAAGCCAGACGGAAAAGGCTGAACCACTGCAGCGGAACAGTCCTCCAGAATCCAGTACGAAGCGGGCAGTCACTCAGTTGGCAATACAGGGTTCCAGTGACGTGCAGTGTCCACGTTGTCTAACCACGTATAATGACAAACAGACCGATGAACTGTTGAACCACTGGGATGAATGTGCCAAGCTCTGA